A DNA window from Hordeum vulgare subsp. vulgare chromosome 1H, MorexV3_pseudomolecules_assembly, whole genome shotgun sequence contains the following coding sequences:
- the LOC123410451 gene encoding uncharacterized protein LOC123410451 yields the protein MYGNRLSREFTTGLKDFLVVANANKQKGFVICPCVDCKNQKGYSSSREVHLHLLRHGFMPSYNCWTKHGERGVIMEEDEEGDDFIDESYLAHFGDTFMEDVEGEGEGEGEGEGEEEARDETVDDLGRTIADARRRCETEKERENLDRMLEDHRKSLYPGCDDGLKKLGCTLDLLKWKAQAGVADSGFENLLKMLKNMFPKNNELPASTYEAKKVVYPLGLEVLKIHACINDCILYRGEYENLNECPICTALRYKIRGDDPGDDVEGEKPRKRVPAKVMWYAPIIPRLKRLFRNKEHAKLLRWHKEDRKSDGELRHTADGTQWRKIDREFKDFAADARNIRFGLSTDGMNPFGEQSSSHSTWPVTLCIYNLPPWLCMKRKFIMMPVLIQGPKQPGNDIDVYLRPLVDELLQLWGRPGVRVWDEHKEEEFDLRALLFVTINDWPALSNLSGLSNKGYNACTHCLHETESVHLPNCKKNVYLGHRRFLPKIHPVRKKGKHYNGKADHRPKPAERTGAEVFDMVKDLKVIFGKGPGGQSVPKGADGHAAMWKKKSIFWELEYWKVLEQRLKDPDDRHPEWFQGRASYALTKEEKVIFFECLSSMKVPSGFSSNIKGIINMAEKKFQNLKSHDCHVIMTQLLPIALRGLLPEGSIAKGYGNEEVIEFCVDFVPDLKPIGLPRSRHEGRLSGKGTIGRKSTICMDGHSLTEAHHTILTNSSLVAPYFEKHKNILRSDNPGKPESWIRKAHMETFGSWLRKHLMNDNDVVDQLYMLAKTPSSTIMTFQGYEINGNTFYTIAQDKKSTNQNSGVRFDAATENGQKVTYYGYIEEIWELDYGPSFKVPLFRCKWFKLTGGGVKVDQQYGMTMVDFNNLGYLDEPFVLAKDVAQVFYVKDMSSKPRKRKDKKTISTSCDDPKRHIVLSGKRNIVGVEDKTDMSEDYNMFAEIPPFKVNTDPSIKLNDEDAPW from the exons atgtacggtaaccgactctcccgcgagttcactacgggtttgaaagatttcctcgtagtggctaatgcgaacaagcagaagggttttgttatctgtccatgtgttgactgtaagaatcagaagggttactcttcctcaagagaagttcacctgcacctgcttcggcacggtttcatgccaagctataattgttggaccaagcatggagaaagaggggttataatggaagaagatgaagaaggggatgatttcatcgatgaaagctatcttgctcatttcggtgatactttcatggaggatgttgaaggtgaaggggaaggtgaaggggaaggtgaaggtgaagaagaggcacgtgatgagaccgttgatgatcttggtcggaccattgctgatgcacggagacgctgcgaaactgaaaaggagagggagaatttggatcgcatgttagaggatcacagaaagtcgttgtaccccggatgcgatgatggtctgaaaaagctgggctgcacactggatttgctgaaatggaaagcacaggcaggtgtagctgactcgggatttgaaaacttgctgaaaatgttgaagaatatgtttccaaagaataacgagttgcccgccagtacgtacgaagcaaagaaagtTGTCTaccctctaggtttagaggttctgaagatacatgcatgcatcaacgactgcatcctctaccgcggtgaatacgagaatttgaatgaatgcccgatatgcactgcattgcgttataagatcagaggcgatgaccctggtgacgatgttgagggcgagaaacccaggaagagggttcccgccaaggtgatgtggtatgctcctataataccacggttgaaacgtctgttcaggaacaaagagcatgccaagttgttgcgatggcacaaagaggaccgtaagtcggacggggagttgagacacaccgcagatggaacgcaatggagaaagatcgacagagagttcaaagattttgcagctgacgcaaggaacataagatttggtctaagtacagatggcatgaatccttttggcgagcagagctccagccatagcacctggcccgtgactctatgcatctacaaccttcctccttggttgtgcatgaagcggaagttcattatgatgccagtgctcatccaaggtccgaagcaacccggcaacgacatcgatgtgtacctaaggccattagttgatgaacttttacagctgtggggcagacctggtgtccgtgtgtgggatgagcacaaagaagaggaatttgacctacgagcgttgcttttcgtaaccatcaacgattggcctgctcttagtaacctttcgggactgtcaaataagggatacaatgcatgcacgcactgcttacatgagactgaaagtgtacatttgccaaattgtaagaagaacgtgtaccttgggcatcgtcgatttcttccgaaaattcatccagtaagaaagaaaggcaagcattacaacggcaaggcagatcaccggccgaagcctgcggaacgcactggtgctgaggtatttgatatggtcaaggatttgaaagtcatctttggaaagggtcctggcggacaatcagttccgaagggagctgacgggcacgcagccatgtggaagaagaaatctatattctgggagctagaatattggaaagtcctagaa caacgtttgaaagaccctgatgaccggcatccggaatggtttcaaggtcgtgccagctacgctctgaccaaagaagagaaggtcatcttttttgaatgcctgagcagtatgaaggtcccgtctggattctcgtccaatataaagggaataataaacatggcggagaaaaagttccaaaacctgaagtctcacgactgccacgtgattatgacgcaattgcttccgattgctttgagggggctcct gccagaaggaagcatcgccaagggctatggaaatgaggaggtaattgagttttgtgttgactttgttcctgaccttaagccgattggtcttcctcgatcgcggcacgagggaagactaagtggaaaaggcacgatcggaaggaaatcaacgatatgtatggacggccattctctgactgaagcacaccacactatactgaccaattccagcttggtggctccgtactttgagaaacacaagaatattttacgctcggacaacccggggaagcctgaatcctggattaggaaggcccacatggagactttcggcagttggttgagaaaacatttaatgaatgacaatgatgttgtagatcagctgtacatgttggccaagacaccatcttcgactataatgactttccaagggtacgagataaatgggaatacattttacacgatcgcccaagataaaaagagcaccaaccaaaacagtggtgtccgctttgatgcagcaaccgagaatggacaaaaggtcacatattatggttacatagaggagatatgggaacttgactatggaccctcctttaaggtccctttgttccggtgcaaatggttcaagctaacaggaggtggggtaaaggtggaccagcaatacggaatgacaatggtggatttcaacaatcttggttaccttgacgaaccattcgtcctagcgaaagatgtcgctcaggttttctatgtgaaggacatgagtagcaaaccgaggaaacggaaagataagaaaacgatcagtacatcatgcgatgatccaaagcgccacattgttctttcagggaaaagaaacatcgtgggagtggaggacaagacagacatgtcagaagattataatatgtttgctgaaattccacccttcaaagtgaacaccgacccaagcattaagttaaatgatgaggatgctccatgg